Part of the Melopsittacus undulatus isolate bMelUnd1 chromosome Z, bMelUnd1.mat.Z, whole genome shotgun sequence genome is shown below.
cggagaaaaacaaaatgatgTAACCAAATAGATTTATTGGAGAAACCCTTGGAGACACATTCTGACCCCCGTCAAGGTAGGGATTTTGGGACCAGTGAACCATTATGATGTGCAGTTTGTCTTGACAGACCCAAACCATTTTTGAACAAAAAGATGACAGTATTGTGCAGGCTAGCCTCAGCAGAACAAGTGCTCAAATAGCAATCCTGTTCCTCAAGCCCCTTCCACAACCTCCAGAATAACAGCACATCCAGAGCATTAACCAAAGAGGCATATTGAGACTGGTCAGCCAAAGGCACCCAGGGGAGACAAAAGCTAGAGTATGCCTTCTGACGTGCCCACATCAGGAAGAGTTCTATGGGGCTAACCACTGCTCCCACCATGTTTTCACCCACAGAACAGTCTCAAGAACATCTAGACTGAATCTTCATAGAAAGTCTTTGCCATGGCATGTGCCACTTTTACCACCTTCTTCTCCTTGGCATCCGGGCCCATGTTGCTGCGGGCTAGTTTAATCCAGTACTGCTCCGTCCTGGACAGGTAGGCTGCATGGCTCTCATCAAGCTGAACAGACGGGTGCTGCTCCTCTTCTAGTACATAGtgggaagaagacaaaaagagagGTGACAAACAGTGAATAAAGGCACTGCCTTTCAACTCAGCCAAGGCTACTCTTCAgctaatgtttttaaatgtaacaGCCTAAAATCCGACCAGTAACCAGTAGAATTTCTCTTCTAACCTGAGAGCAGTGTACtatgaaaactgcttttgctAGAAAACTCACTTGGATGCCAAAGAAGACCTCCATGCTAGCAGCAGAACCAGCAGGTATTGTAATTTGTATTAATATGAAGAAAACACTCATCTTAATTATTACCTCCCTCATCTTCACTCTCCTCTTCGgagctctcctcttcctcttctcctccctctgCACCTTCCTTatcatcctcctcttcatctGACTCAGACTCTTCCAGCCATTCTTGTGCTTCtttgatgaaaaagaaaataaaacaaataaataagctGTTTTCCACTCCTACACCCAGAACCATCATGGAAGATCTGGGTAAGGTCAGAAAGATGTGCTTCTTAGAAGCCCTGCTCTATTCTCCGCCTCAAAGATCCATCCACTGTACAGTGCCTGTATCTGATGGGAACAACGGAAAGAGATGAAATAGTCAGGAAGAAGTGGACAGCACAGAACAGCTGTGGAAGAGGAGCTGGTTAATGCCAATGCTGACAAGAGTCAGCTCTCCCTAGCACTTCACAGTTCAATGATCACGAGCAAGACACCTTCCTTTATGCCTTTTGCCAATTACCACATGCAGACTGAACTTCCAGGGCAAGGTCGCCTTCTTTTGTGATCGCAAAGCTCTGGACCAGACTGGTTTCCATAGTGATGGTGACCGTAAGACACTGCGTATCACGTAATTCCAAACTTTCCCCTGTCCAGGAAAAAACACGACTCAAAGGCTCACCACCACCCCTTGAGGAAGCTCCACAATTGTTTTGTTGGTTAGTTCTTTTCTTCCCTAGTGTAGTGCTGCTACActaaaagcagagagagaaatcCCACCATCAGAACTTACTTGGATCCATCTCCACTAGCACCTTCCATTCTTCCATCTTGTGTAGGTCGAGGCTGTAGAGGTCACTGAGGGTGAACTGGCGATCACCCACCTCAAACATTCCCCCATACACATACAGAACCCCATGTTTCACTGCCAACATGGCATTTGAACGTGGGCATGGCTCCACTTGCtggcccaaggctctgtcttcctcctcctctgattcagacctctctttttcttctgcgGGTCCAGAGATCACCTGTTTGATTGTCATGACAGTCCCATCTTCTGCCACCACCTCTTTGACTATTTCCACTGGGCCTTGTGGAGGTTGCTTCTCTATCTCCTCATCTCCAGCACCCTCTGCCTCAGCTTTTCTGCCACGTCTCCgctttctcttctctgactTTGGTCCCTGTTAAGAGGaacaaggaacagaaagagaCTGCATGTGAATTGTGTGCACCTAATAGCATGTACAGCAGTTAATATAAATACTATGGATgatgctgggagggaggagagggagaattCAATCTCTTTTCACTACAAGTCTCAAGTAATAGGTGCAGCCTCCCACTCAGCATAAACTTCTCCTAGCCATAAAACAAGGAACAATGAAATTCCTGGAAAACCCACAGCATGAAGTTGCTTCCTCTACTAATGGCAGCATGtactgaagaagcagaaaacagctcttTTGCTCTCTGTCTTGCAGGTACACACAAACATGCAAGCAGTCCAATAATCTGATGGGAACAAGAGAAAGTAACCCACATTTTGTGAAATCACAACAATTGCTGGGTGCTAAATTACAGTGCATGACCAGGAAGCACTCCAGGTCTTCAAAGAACTGTGtgaaagagctggaaaacagtgaggaaagcagaagcaaacatCTGAGTGCCTGTTTGCCTGTTATTATGTGATTTACTTCTGTTTGAGAACAAAGCCAGAAACAGTGGGGAAGAAGGAACTTCTTCACTTGCACCTCATTTGCCCTTGAGAGTGGTTCAAACAAAATCACAGATCAGAGGGCTGCATTTGTGAAGTTTTTATGAGCCAAGGTTAATATTTCATCTCTTTAGTAACTCATCAACACTGGGGAAAAGAGAGTTTTTTTGATCCCAATGCAACACAAGATCTTTTCACAGTATCTTTTACTGAACTGTCTGATGTCAGATTTATACATCTGACCTAGAGCCAGCCTCCAGTAAAACACCATAATGATGTTTTCAtgcagctttgtttcattttgcattacACAACAATGGGGCACATTCAGCCTGACTCCTGAGGAAGTAGATTGCTCCTGAAACACTCTTTCTCTGTGCTCAACCATCAGGGCTCACAGGCTTCCTCTATCCACAGAAGGGTGCCAGTCTACATCCCACTGTGGAAGCAGGGCATGGAGAGCACACAGAGCTCTGTGGCAGAGAAGGAGAGGGGCAGCATGAAGTCAGAGAACTCAATTCATCTGGTACCAAAAATCTGCTAGAGTTGCACATCACCAGCTGAATTTGTACAGCCTCACCCCCCTTCAAAATCAGTGGGTCACAAATCAATGCAGCAGTCACACCTAGTGGATCACCTCTTGGAGCACCCTAAGTTATTACAAACAGAGGCTTGCTCCACACTACAAGGAAACTTTTTCAGGCCAAAAAAGGCCCAAAGAACATGCACCATGATCAAGAAGAACGAACTGAATATAtctgtgttaatttttaaaatcaaacctTCAGCTGTCCAGGAAACCAGCGGTTTTTCCCAAGGTCATAGAAATAAATATCATTGAAGAAGTCCCCTTCAatgctttcttcctcttcttcatcatGCACACCTCCAAACAGAAGGGAGCGATTATTGGGACCAATTGCCACGGAGAAGCCAGATCTGGGAGTGGGTTTCACTCCAGAAGGGTTGAGCCGACTCCATGCCCACTTGTCTGGTAAtggataaaagcaaacacaagcatCAGCAAAG
Proteins encoded:
- the KLHDC4 gene encoding kelch domain-containing protein 4 isoform X1 yields the protein MGKKGKREKKGKGAEKTAAKMEKKVSRRAKKEEEDLEALIAEFQSLDAKKTQVIESSCPPPSPRLNGSLSAHPEKDELILFGGEYFNGQKTYLYNDLYLYNIRKNSWSKLEIPNPPPRRCAHQAAVVPTAGGQLWVFGGEFASPSGEQFYHYKDLWVLHLATKTWEQIKASGGPSGRSGHRMVACKRQLIIFGGFHESARDYIYYNDVYTFNLDSFTWSKLAPSGIGPTPRSGCQMATNPEGSIIIYGGYSKQRIKKDVDKGTLHTDMFLLKAEGAGKEEDKWAWSRLNPSGVKPTPRSGFSVAIGPNNRSLLFGGVHDEEEEESIEGDFFNDIYFYDLGKNRWFPGQLKGPKSEKRKRRRGRKAEAEGAGDEEIEKQPPQGPVEIVKEVVAEDGTVMTIKQVISGPAEEKERSESEEEEDRALGQQVEPCPRSNAMLAVKHGVLYVYGGMFEVGDRQFTLSDLYSLDLHKMEEWKVLVEMDPKAQEWLEESESDEEEDDKEGAEGGEEEEESSEEESEDEGEEEQHPSVQLDESHAAYLSRTEQYWIKLARSNMGPDAKEKKVVKVAHAMAKTFYEDSV
- the KLHDC4 gene encoding kelch domain-containing protein 4 isoform X2; the encoded protein is MVACKRQLIIFGGFHESARDYIYYNDVYTFNLDSFTWSKLAPSGIGPTPRSGCQMATNPEGSIIIYGGYSKQRIKKDVDKGTLHTDMFLLKAEGAGKEEDKWAWSRLNPSGVKPTPRSGFSVAIGPNNRSLLFGGVHDEEEEESIEGDFFNDIYFYDLGKNRWFPGQLKGPKSEKRKRRRGRKAEAEGAGDEEIEKQPPQGPVEIVKEVVAEDGTVMTIKQVISGPAEEKERSESEEEEDRALGQQVEPCPRSNAMLAVKHGVLYVYGGMFEVGDRQFTLSDLYSLDLHKMEEWKVLVEMDPKAQEWLEESESDEEEDDKEGAEGGEEEEESSEEESEDEGEEEQHPSVQLDESHAAYLSRTEQYWIKLARSNMGPDAKEKKVVKVAHAMAKTFYEDSV